The Arabidopsis thaliana chromosome 5, partial sequence genomic interval GTTTACATGCGCCACCAGGCTCACTCTCTCCCCTTCCACTATCTCTAACGATAGTGACAGAAATTCCCTGCTCGCTTTTGTCCCTACCGTCCGTGCTTCCTCCAGTAGCCAACACACTATCTGGCTCGCCACCTtctcaaataaataaaccGCGTGTTTAAGGGACCGTGTTGCTATAGACATGATCAACTTTAGGAAACGAAAGAACATACCTGTTGGAGAATCATCACGGGAAGGTCGGCCACGTCGCACTCGTATTTGTTTATAGAGAATAGATTGCAGGAACTGCTTTTGAGTAAGCCAACCACATTGGGCGTGCATTCCGCTTCAACACTAATACAATCATCCTTCACCACCACTTTTGTCCGGAACTGCGTCTTAAGATTCCTCTTACCATCAGGAGACTGGGTTTCAGACCTTCCTTGGGGGATGATTGATGGAGGAACAGTCATGAAGACAGTCCATGACGATGTCCGAGAATTCCATGTAGGATGAGATATCAGATGAAGATACGGGACCTTGCAGACCTGTTCAATGAGGAagtaaccattttttttaaagcatGATCAAAGATGACAACAAGTTTCTTGATAGAGAAGGATCATTCAATAAAGTTTAGCACATCAGGGAAAATACCACGCTTTCAAGATGCACAAGAACTCTATTTGAGAAGATTCTATGAGTCAAAGATAAGCAGAAATGGTCAAGAAGTCCGGAGTTGCTGTCCTTTTCTGTTTGATTGGATGCTCTGATACTTTTTGACTTGAGCTGATCTTTAGCTTTTCCAAAGGCATGCTCGTGAAAAATTTGTTGCAAGTATATTTCATAGCTGGTGCGATTAGGGAACCCTAGCTTCTTCAAGCGATAGTCTCCTCCTTCTGCTGGTTCTACTCTGCCAGATGATTCAATGAGCAAGGTTGCAGATTCCGACTTCTTGATGCTGGGATTTTTGCCTGATGGGTGGAGAGACACAAACAGAGAAGCTCCTTGGCCGATGCTCATTTCCATAAAATTTTCTCGTAGTCCACTTATGTTGAATCCCACACCTTCATTGAATGCTTCACGATTTAGCATGTCAAACAACTGGTAAGAAGACCAAAGAAGTGAGAAATAGTCGTGAAGAGATATACCAAGCGTACTACAAGATATATGACAAAAATACCACCTGCTCAGCAAAAATTGATTTATGCACCTCCCTCAGTAGCGAATGAGTTTCTTTAACATATTTGTCGTCACTTGCAGACAACTTCTCTGATGTTCCAGGGATATCGTGACCAGTAGTCGAGTCTATGTGCTCATCAGATTCGTTTGAGTTGCCAATCGGATTTAAGCCAACATACCCAAACCGAAGAGAGTACCATGAATCTTGGGGTACATTAATGGCCAGCATACCAGCTGAATCATGATCTACACGAATAGTGGACAGTGTAGATGGGCGAAAACCAGAAGTCGGATCATATAATGAACTGTCAGAAAGATCAATGGTGAAGCCCTCATTGCTGGCATTTGAAGCAAGCATGCGTTGTCGCTTGACTTTCCAGTTCCGCTGCAACCTATAAGCTTGTTAGTATAGCAAAAATAACCATTTGCACGTATAAATCAATCTCTATTTTGGAAGCTGAAGTCAGCTTATCATTTTATACAAATTATGAGCAATTTCAACGGAAATTCTCTAATTTGTGTTGGCATAATCTTAAGCAGTCACTACACAACAAAATGGATGTTCCTGAAGTACTGTACTATGCAGGTTCAGTAACAGAGACGGTGTAGAAGTCAAAATTTAGAACTTTTTCACATTAGACAAGAATAATAAAATGCTTTCACGTTTATCAgtcataagtcataacataTTACAAAACCTACGTGCGTAATAACTCTACATCCAAAATTCGGACGCTAATTATCTGTGCACAACACAAATAGCTATGACATTGTAAGCTACCTAAAACTAGTATCAAGAATGCAAACAACAAATTCTTAAAAGTTGCAAAATAGTACTAAGGAAAATAGCCACTGACATTAAATGAAAAGCAAGTACTCGAACCTGATAAGAGCACCATAAAACCTTGCTTCACGATTGATTTTCTGCTCTAAAGCTTTTGCTGATTGTTTAAAGTAGTTTCCTAAATTCTGCAGAGGAAACAGATATTCAGAAGTGAGATAAGCATACCATCCAAAGACAATTATATAGTTAAAAAGCTCTTTACGAA includes:
- a CDS encoding RNA polymerase II transcription mediator (RNA polymerase II transcription mediators; FUNCTIONS IN: RNA polymerase II transcription mediator activity; INVOLVED IN: regulation of transcription from RNA polymerase II promoter; LOCATED IN: mediator complex; EXPRESSED IN: 23 plant structures; EXPRESSED DURING: 13 growth stages; CONTAINS InterPro DOMAIN/s: Mediator complex, subunit Med17 (InterPro:IPR019313); Has 84 Blast hits to 82 proteins in 34 species: Archae - 0; Bacteria - 0; Metazoa - 42; Fungi - 6; Plants - 33; Viruses - 0; Other Eukaryotes - 3 (source: NCBI BLink).); the protein is MDSDMEISLDRLPIKRLESIEENGAERFPSDVDYDDKRVSLIRRIDFAWALEEEDELKKKKQKKSSKDSVEQWKWKGMVENLQLAHQELTVIIDLIDTVQANDAVTVAGMTRPKPMPNEILSDLAVSTATKLQGYRNLGNYFKQSAKALEQKINREARFYGALIRLQRNWKVKRQRMLASNASNEGFTIDLSDSSLYDPTSGFRPSTLSTIRVDHDSAGMLAINVPQDSWYSLRFGYVGLNPIGNSNESDEHIDSTTGHDIPGTSEKLSASDDKYVKETHSLLREVHKSIFAEQLFDMLNREAFNEGVGFNISGLRENFMEMSIGQGASLFVSLHPSGKNPSIKKSESATLLIESSGRVEPAEGGDYRLKKLGFPNRTSYEIYLQQIFHEHAFGKAKDQLKSKSIRASNQTEKDSNSGLLDHFCLSLTHRIFSNRVLVHLESVVCKVPYLHLISHPTWNSRTSSWTVFMTVPPSIIPQGRSETQSPDGKRNLKTQFRTKVVVKDDCISVEAECTPNVVGLLKSSSCNLFSINKYECDVADLPVMILQQVASQIVCWLLEEARTVGTKASREFLSLSLEIVEGERVSLVAHVNPEDAKGCISWWLVMENGCTEEREGVSESRKLLGHLSLDVLYSVLMDLINLCGTGRNALERL